CCGCTCGGGGCGAGATCACCGAACAGGAGAGGCTGGAAGCCCGTCTCGCCGAGGGCACCCTTCGGGACGAGCTTCGCGGTGCGATCCTGATAAACGACGCCGTCAGGACGATGATCAAGGATGCGCGACGGCGCGGCTCCATCGTCACCGTCTTCGATGAGGGCGGCCTGGACGGGATCGACGACGAACGGGTCGGCGAGATCCGAGACGAACTGGCCTCCGTGCTCGCCAACGCTCACTCCGACCGGGTCATCATCCGGGCAGGCAGGGACGACACGATCGCGGTGACCGTGGTGGGGCGCAGCGCGAACGGCGAGAGCGAAGAAGCCGTCGACCTCTGGCATGAGATCCGCCGCGTGGCGGAATGAGAGAGGCGAGGGGCGGCATGTGTGCCGGCCCCTCGCCAGGTGCGGAACAGCTACCCGAAAACTGTCCGCTGGTGGGCGGTGCTGCGCCTGTCTACCCTGGGGACAGAGCAGCCGCCTAACGCGAAGCGTCCCTATCAGTGTCTCGAGACGCAAGCGGCCTGTCTGTAGGTATTTCGGGGGACAAACTATACGGAATTCCGAGGTGCCGGTCAGACCGATCGCGTCTCAGCCGGAGAAGCGCCCCCACGGGATGTCGCGCCGCAGCGGACGGCGGATCCCGCGCTGCGTGCGCTGCCACACCGAGACGCTCGGCACATCGGCGACAGCCTCAGCGGACTCGTGGGTGTACGCCTCGGCGACGACCGCGATGAGCGCCGCCAGCTCCTCCTCGGTCGGGTCGCCGCGCACGATCTCCATGCGGGGGGTGTCGTCCGGCTCGGTCACAGCGGGATGTTCCCGTGCTTCTTGGGCGGCAGGTCGGCGCGCTTGCCGCGCAGCGCGCGCAGCGACTTCGCGATGGCGACGCGTGTCGCGGACGGCTCG
The window above is part of the Microbacterium sp. nov. GSS16 genome. Proteins encoded here:
- a CDS encoding acyl-CoA carboxylase subunit epsilon; its protein translation is MTEPDDTPRMEIVRGDPTEEELAALIAVVAEAYTHESAEAVADVPSVSVWQRTQRGIRRPLRRDIPWGRFSG